Within Streptomyces albofaciens JCM 4342, the genomic segment AGGTGAGCGGTGGACCGCAGGCGGCTCTCGCGCCAGGAGCTGATCCGCGCCCGGCGCGGCGACGGGTTCGTCGGCCGCGACGGCGAACTGGCCGCGTTCCGGGCCGACCTCGCCCGTGACCCCGCCGACCCGGACTTCCGGTTCCTCCATCACCTGCACGGCCAGGGAGGCGTCGGAAAGACCTCCCTGGCGCAGCGGTTCGAGCAGATGGCACGCGAGCTGGGCGCGCTGACCGTGTACGTCGACGAGTCGGTGCACGGTGTTCCGGAGACGATGGCCGAGATCAGCGCCCGGCTGGGCCGCCAGGGCAGCCCGCTGAAGTCCTTCGACAAGCTGCTGGCCACCTACCGGGAGCGGCGGCACGAGGCGGAGGCGGCGCTCGCCGGGCCGGACGAACCGGGCGGCGAGGCACCGCCGTCGCCCGGCAGCATGGTCATCGCCAGGGCGGGTGTGGCGGGCATGGGCCTGATCCCGGGCGTCGGGCCCCTCGCCGGCGCGGTGGACACCACGCAACTGGCCCGGGGCGCCGACCGGCTGCGCAGCCGCATCGGCGCGCGGCTGCGCAATCACGACGAGGTGCAGCTGGTGCTGTCCCCGGTCGAGGTCCTGACCCCCGTCTTCGTACGGGAGCTGGGCGACGCCGCCGACGCCGTGCCCGTACTGGCGCTGTTCTTCGACACGTACGAGGCGACCGGCCCGCTCCTGGACACCTGGCTGCGCGACCTCCTCTTCAGCGACCGCTACGGACCGCTGGCGCAGAACGTCATGGTCATCCTGTCCGGCCGGGATCCGCTGGACCGGCGCTGCTGGGCCGACCACCTGGAACACGTCACGGACGTACCGCTGGACACCTTCACGGAGGCCGAGGCCCGGCGGTATCTCGCGGCCCGGGACGTGACCGACGCGGACACGGTCGAGGCCATTCTGCGGCTCTCCGGTGGCCTGCCGGTGCTCGTCTCCACCCTCGCCGGAAGCAGGCCGGGCGCGGCGGACGCCGTCGACGACCCCAGTGACACCGCCGTCGAACGCTTCCTGAAGTGGGAAACCGATCCGGTACGCAGAGAAGCTGCGCTGGCCGCCGCCCTGCCGCGCCACCTGGACGAGGACGTGTACCGGGAGGCGGTGGACGCGGAGGCCGCCGACCACTTCGGCTGGCTGTGCACGCTGCCGTTCGTGTCCGAGCGCGGGGGCCGGTGGCGGTACCACGAGGTGGTGCGTACGGCGATGCTGCGGCTCCAGCGGCGCAGGTCGCCGCGCGCCTGGACGGAGCGGCACGGGCGGCTGGCGGAGGCGGCGCGGCGGGGGCGGGAGGAGCGCGGGAGCGGCAGGAGCCCGGCCGGGTGCCGGTGGGACGAGCGCTGGCGCGAGCTGCGGCTGAGGGAGATCTACCACGCGCTGTGCGCCGACCCGAGGGCGTGCCTGGCCGAGGCGCTGTCCGAGGTGACGGCCATGGCCCGCTACGAGCCCACCGCCGTACGCCTGGTCGCCGAGACCGTCCGGCAGGCGGGCGAGGACGGCGACGAGCCCGAGGTCCGGGACTGGGGCACCCGGCTGACGGCTGCCCTCGACGGGCCGGACGGCCTGGCGGGGGCCCTGACGGCGTTGCTCGCCGGGCCCGGCCTCGACGCGGCGGGGCAGGCGGAGATCCACCGGGTCCGCGGCCGTGAACACCGCAAGGCGGAGCGCTGGCAGCAGTCGTTCGCCGACTTCGACCGGTCCCTGGAGCTGGTACCGGACGACGCGGACGCGGTCTTCGGCCGTGGCCTGACCCACCGCTACGCCGGTGACTTCGAGCGGGCGGCCGAGGACTTCGCCCGGGCCCTGGACATCGACCCGGACCAGGCGGCCCCGCTGTTCCAGCTCGGCGAGATCAAACGCATCATGGGCCACCACGAGCAGGCACTGACCGTGTTCGACCGGACGCTGGAACTGTTCCCGCAGCACGGCCCGTCCCACGGCAGCCGCGCCGTCTGCCTGCGCCGTTTGAACCGCTACGAGGAGGCGCTGGCGGGGCTGACACGCGCCATCGAACTGCACCCGGGCTACGCCTGGGCGATGGCCGAGCGCGGTATGACCTACCGCGCCATGGGCCGGTACACGGAGGCGCTGGCGGAGTTCGACCGCGCGCTGGCGACCGACCCGGAGTACGCGTGGGCCGCCGCCACCCGGGGCAGGATCGCCCTCCTCACGGGCCGCCTCGACGAAGCGGTGGCGAACTTCGGCCTGGCGGTGGCCCTCGGGACGGCGAACCCGTGGGTCCCCGCCCGCCGCGCCAAGGCGCACCAGCTGCTGGGGTCGGAGGTCCAGGCGCTGGCCGACTACGACCGAGCCATCGACCCAGACGTACCGGACATTCCCCGGGCCGTCTTCCAGGCCGCGCGCGCCGGGTGCCTGCGCCGGGCGGGACGACCGGACGCGGCACGCGAGGCCGTCGGGGCGGCCTCGGCGCTCGCCCCTGACGAACCGGTGGTCCGGTACGAGTCCGCGCTGCTGGCCACCGCGGCGAGCGGGGTACGGGCAGCCGCGCCCGTCTGGGAGGCACTGGCGCCTTTCTGGGAGGCGCCACGGAACGCGGAAGTCCGGCCGCCGTACGACGACGACCTGACGGGCCCGGCCGCCATCGCGATCGTCAGCCGTTGCGCCCTCTCCGACTGGGCGGGCGCGCGGACCTCGCTCGCCGGCCTGCTCGGCGACGGCACCCCCTGGGAGCGGATGGCCGAGGCGGAGTTCGGGCTGCGCGACCTCGCGGCGCTGTGGCCGGACCGCGACGCCACGACCACCGGCCGGTTGGCGGCGGTCCGCCGCGCACTCCTGCACCGGATGGCCGAAGCCGCGCCCACCTCAGCCTGACCGGCCGCCCCCCGGCACCCCTCACCCGTCCCCCGATTCCGCCTCCGCCTCGTGCTGGAGGATGCACTGCTGCCACTGCGCCAGCGCCTCCGCCCGGTCGCCGCCGGTGTCCTCGGCGGCCGAGATCAGCGCGTCGGCGGCCATCGCGGCGAGCCGGACGGTGATCTGGCACACGTCGCGCTGGGAGAGCGGACGGAGCAGTTCCACGGCGCCGTCGCTGTCACCGGCCAGGGCACAGGCGACGACGGCCATGGCGGTGCGGTCCCATTCGAACTCGGGCATGGAGGGAGCATGCCCACCGGGCGCCGGTCGCATGACCTCGGTACGCAGGGGGCACGTCTGTGCTGATCGGGACCGTATCGATCAAAAAGCCTCGGCCAGGGTGACTGATCGCATAACGCTCCTCGCCCAGTTTTGGCCTTTCTTGGTCGATTACAGTGCTGCGGCAGGGGGAGCGTAAGGACCCCGTAAAGGAATGGGCGGCTACGGGGAGGGAACGAACGTGAGCGCAGCGGCAGGCGGCGCGGCCATCTGGGGCCGCGCCGAACAGCAGGACTTCCGCAGCCGGGTGCGGGGCTGCCTGCTGGGCGGGGCGATCGGCGACGCGCTCGGCGCGGGCATCGAGTTCGACTCGCTGGACGCGATCCGCGAGGCGCACGGCCAGGAGGGCGTCACCGATTACGTACCCGCCTTCGGGCGGCGCGGCACCGTCACCGACGACACCCAGATGACGCTGTTCACCGTCGACGGCCTGATCCGCGCCCAGGTACGCCGCGACACCGGCGCCTGGCACCCGCCCACCGACGTGCACCGCGCGTACCTGCGCTGGGCCGCCACCCAGCGCGACTGGGGCCCCGACGAGCGCAAGAAGGACGACGGGTGGCTGGCGCGCGAGGAGTGGCTGTACGCGCAGCGGGCGCCCGGCCGGGCCTGCCTGTCCGGCCTCGGCGACGACACGATGGGGACGCTGGAACAGCCCAAGAATCCCGGCTCCAAGGGCTGCGGCGCGGTGATGCGGTCGGCGCCGTTCGGGCTGCTGGTCGGCTGGGAGCCGCAGCTGGTCTTCCAGCTGGCCGTCGAGTGCGCGGCCCAGACGCACGGGCACCCGACCGGCTACCTCGCGGCCGGCGCGTTCGCCGTGATCACCCACTCCCTGGCCCGGGGCGAGGACCTGGACGGCGCCGTGCAGAAGTCCCTCGCCCACCTGGCCGCCCGGCCCGGCCACGAGGAGACCACCGAGGCCTTGCAGCAGGCGCTCGGCGCCGTACGGCAGGGGATGCCCACGGCCGCGCGCGTGGAGTCGCTGGGCGAGGGCTGGACCGCCGAAGAAGCCCTGGCCATCGGCGTGTACTGCGCACTGGTCGCCGAGGACGTCCGCCACGGGCTCCTGCTGGCGGTCAACCACAGCGGCGACAGCGACTCCACCGGCGCCGTCTGCGGCAACCTCCTGGGCACCCTGCACGGCGAGACGGCACTCCCGCCACTGTGGCTGGCCGAGCTGGAGGGCCGCGCCACGATCCTCCAACTCGCCGACGACTTCGCCATGGAGATGACACAGGGCCCGGCACTGCACGGCCCGGGGAACTCGGCGCCGGGGTGGCTGGAGCGGTACCCGCGGGCCTAGGGGCGTCCCGCCTCGCGCCCCGCCCCACCCCAATGCCCCGCTTTGCCCCGCCCTTGGTCGACAAACCGGCCCCGCGCATGCGAGAACAGCCCAGGGGGCCGCGGGCGTTCCGCGGCGAAGGCGTACGAGGGGGAGAGTCACCATGGGCCGCTACCTGCTGCGCAGGCTGGCCAGTTACCTGGTCCTGGTGGCCGTGGCGGCGTCCCTGACGTACTTCCTCGCGGGCCTGAGCCTCAACCCCCGGGCCCGGTTCGAGGGCCGTAACCCGCCGCTGCCCGAAGCCGCCGTCACCCGCACCCTCGACGACTACAACCTCAACCCGGACACCCCGGTCGTGATCCGCTTCGCACGCTGGGCCGCTGATGTCGCGCACGGCGACCTCGGCCGTACCGTCGACGGCGACTCCGTCAACGACGACTTCGGCCGCCGGGTCGGCGTCAGCGCCCGGCTGCTGCTCCTGGCCACCCTCGTCGGCTCGGCCCTCGGCGTGGCGGTCGGCGCGTACGGCGCGATCCGCCAGTACCGGCTGTTCGACCGGTTCTCCACCCTGGCCTCGTTCTTCGTGCTGGCCATGCCGGTGTTCGTGATCGGCGTGGCGCTGAAGATCGGGGCCACCGCCCTCAACGACGGTACGCAGACGATCAAGGTGCTCGGCGAGTACGACGCGCAGTACGCCGGCCGGTGGGACCCCGCCGCCCTGCTCAACCGCGCCCAGCACATGCTGCTCCCCGCGCTGACCCTGATCATCGTGCAGGTCGCCCTCTACAGCCGCTACCAGCGCAGCACCATGCTGGACGTGCTCGGCGCCGACTTCCTGCGCACCGCCCGCGCCAAGGGCCTGCGCCGCCGCACCGCGCTGGTACGGCACGGGCTGCGCACCGCCGTCCTGCCGGTCGTACCGCTGCTGGTCTACAACATCGTGCTGCTCTTCGCCGGTGCCACCTTCGTGGAGAAGACCTTCGGCTGGCACGGCATGGGCGAGCTGCTCGTCGACTCGGTCACCGGGCAGGATGTCAACTCGGTCGCGGCGGTCGGCCTGTTCACCGCCGCCCTGGTGGTGGTCGCGGGCCTGCTCGCGGACCTGTTGTACGCGGCGCTGGACCCCCGCGTACGGGTACGGTGACGCGTCCCGTGACCGCCCGCGCCCGTACATCGCCGGTCAGCCAGAGGTCCCCCGCCCGTACGTCACCGCTCAGGCGGACGTCCCGCCCCCGCCTCACCGCCCGCCGCTTCGCCCGCAACCGGCCCGCGCTCCTCGGCCTCGCGCTGCTCGTCCTGCTCTTCCTGGCCGCGTACGCCGGCCCGCTGCTGACCCGGTGGGACCACCGCACCCACGACTTCCTGAACCTGCTGTCCGGGCCGTCCGCCGAGCACTGGTTCGGCACCACGCAAAGCGGCCTGGACCTGTACGCGCTCACCCTGCGCGGGCTCCAGAAGTCTCTGGTCATCGGCCTTCTGGTGGGGGTGATCTCCACCTTCCTGTCGGCCGTGGTGGGCGCTTTCGCCGGGTACTTCGGCGGCTGGACCGACCGCGTCCTGATGGGCGCCGTCGATCTGCTGCTGGTGATGCCCGCGTTCCTGTTCGTCGCCGTCCTGTCGCCTCTGGTACGGGGGGCGGGCTGGCCGGTCTTCGTCGTGCTGCTGGCCGCGTTCAGCTGGATGATCACCGGTCGGGTGGTGCGCAGCGTGACCCTCACGCTCAAGGAACGGGAGTACGTCAAGGCCGCGAAGTACCTGGGGGTACCGGCACCGGTGATCGTCTTCCGGCACATCCTGCCCCACATGGCTTCACTTCTGATCATCGAGGCGGTCATCCAGGCCGGGGCCGCGGTCATCGGGGAGAGCGGGCTGTCGTACTTCGGCTTCGGGGTGCAGCCCCCGGACGTGTCCCTGGGCACGGTCATCGCGGACAACACCAACATGGCGGCGAGTTACCCGTGGCTGTTCTTCTTCCCCGCCGGGTGCCTGGTGCTCATCGGGGTCTCGCTCGCCCTCGTCGGCGACGGGCTGCGGGACGCGCTGGACCCTGACGCGGCGGGGGCGCAGGCGCGCGTCAAGAGGCGGGGGAAGCGCGGGTACGGCGCTGTCGCGGAAGGCCGCCGGCGGTGACCGGGCAGCGCGCCTCCGCGCCGGGAACGCAGGCCCCCGGCCCCGTACTCCAGGTGACCGACCTGCACGTCACCTTCCCCGGGGAGACCGGTCCGGTGCACGCCGTACGCGGCCTGAGCCATGCCGTACGGGCGGGCGAAGTCCTCGGCATCGTCGGCGAGTCGGGCGCCGGGAAGTCCGCCGCCGCGCAGGCCGTACTCGGGCTGCTGCCGGACGGCGCGGAGGTACGGGGCTCCGTCCGGCTGGACGGCCGGGAACTGCTCGGCCTCGACGACGCCGCCCTCTCCCGGATCCGCGGCAAGGGCATCGGCATGGTCTTCCAGGACCCGCTGTCCGCCCTCACGCCCGTCTACAGCGTCGGCAGCCAGCTCGTGGAGGCGCTGCGCGTCCACCAGGACCTGAGCCGCAAGGCCGCCCGTGCGCGCGCCGTCGAGCTGCTGGGCCTGGTCGGCATCCCGGACCCGCACCGGCGCGCGGACGCCTTCCCGCACGAGTTCTCCGGCGGGATGCGGCAGCGCGCGGTGATCGCCATGGCCATCGCCAACGACCCGCGGGTCATCGTCGCCGACGAGCCGACCACCGCCCTGGACGTCACCGTCCAGGCGCAGATCCTCGACGTACTGAAGACCGCCCGGGAGGTGACCGGCGCCGCGATCGTCCTGATCACGCACGATCTGGGGGTGGTCGCGGGCTTCGCGGACCGGGTGCAGGTGATGTACGCGGGGCGGCCGGTGGAGTACGGGACGGTCGACGACATCTACTACCGGCCCCGGATGCCGTACACGATCGGCCTGTTGGGTGCCACGCCACGGCTGGACGCCCCCGCCGGCGTGCCCCTGGTGCCCATCCACGGCAGTCCGCCGTCCCTGTCCTCCCTGCCACGCGGCTGCCCCTTCGCACCTCGCTGCCCCGTCGCCGTGGACCGCTGCCGGGAAGAGGAACCCGCACCGGCGTGGGGGACGGAGCCTGTGCCGGCGTGGGGTACGGAGCACGTGCCGGGGAGGGGTATGGGGGCCGTGCCGGGGCGGGGTATGGGGGCCGTGCCGGATCGGGGCACGGAGTCTGTGCCGGATCGGGGCACGGACGCCGGGCACGCCGTTGCCTGCCATCGGGGCGATGAGATCGCTGAGGGGAGCTTGCCGCGGGGGGAGATCTTTGGTGTGGGGCGGGGGGTGCGTACGGGCGGCCCGGAACCGGTGCGTACGGGCCCGGGGCCCACCGCCACCGCCACCACGCACGCCCCCGCCCCCATCCCCGCAAACCGGGCCTCTACCAGGCCGAATCGAACGGACTCGGCCCCCCAGCAGGGGGTTACCCAGGGGCGGCAAGCCCGAACCCCCGCCCCACCGCCCGCCACACCCGCCCCCACCCCCACTTCAGCAAGCTCCGCTCCACCCGCCCCCACCCTCCTCCAAGTAACCAACCTCACCAAGCACTTCCACCTCACCCGCGGCACCTTCCTCAAGCGCACCACCGGCACCGTCCGGGCCGTCGACGGTATCGATTTCGCCATACGGGAAGGGGAGACGCTCGCCCTCGTCGGTGAGTCCGGCTGCGGGAAGACGACCACCCTGCTGGAGATCATGGAGCTGGCGGCCGGGCAGGCGGGTACCGTCCGGCTCTTCGGCCGGGACGTGCGGGAACTCGACCGGGCCGGGCGCAAGAGGCTGCGCCGAGACCTCCAGATCGTCTTCCAGGACCCGGCCGCCGCCCTGGATCCGCGCATGCCGGTCGGTGACATCCTCGCCGAGCCGCTGCGCACCCACCGCGTCCCCAAGGACCGGATCGCAGCGCGCGTCCCCGAACTGCTGGGACTGGTCGGCCTGGCGGCCGACGACGCCGGGCGCTACCCCCGGGAGTTCAGCGGCGGCCAGCGCCAGCGCATCGCCATCGCCCGCGCCCTGGCCCTGGAGCCGCGGCTGCTGGTGCTGGACGAGCCGGTCTCCGCGCTGGACGTGTCGGTCCAGGCCGGTGTGCTCAACCTGCTGGACGAGCTGAAGGCCCGGCTGCGCCTGAGCTACCTGCTCGTCGCCCACGACCTGTCCGTCGTACGGCACAGCGCCGACCGGATCGCGGTGATGTACCTGGGCCGCATCGTGGAATCCGGCGACACCGCGGAGGTCTTCGCCGCG encodes:
- a CDS encoding tetratricopeptide repeat protein; its protein translation is MDRRRLSRQELIRARRGDGFVGRDGELAAFRADLARDPADPDFRFLHHLHGQGGVGKTSLAQRFEQMARELGALTVYVDESVHGVPETMAEISARLGRQGSPLKSFDKLLATYRERRHEAEAALAGPDEPGGEAPPSPGSMVIARAGVAGMGLIPGVGPLAGAVDTTQLARGADRLRSRIGARLRNHDEVQLVLSPVEVLTPVFVRELGDAADAVPVLALFFDTYEATGPLLDTWLRDLLFSDRYGPLAQNVMVILSGRDPLDRRCWADHLEHVTDVPLDTFTEAEARRYLAARDVTDADTVEAILRLSGGLPVLVSTLAGSRPGAADAVDDPSDTAVERFLKWETDPVRREAALAAALPRHLDEDVYREAVDAEAADHFGWLCTLPFVSERGGRWRYHEVVRTAMLRLQRRRSPRAWTERHGRLAEAARRGREERGSGRSPAGCRWDERWRELRLREIYHALCADPRACLAEALSEVTAMARYEPTAVRLVAETVRQAGEDGDEPEVRDWGTRLTAALDGPDGLAGALTALLAGPGLDAAGQAEIHRVRGREHRKAERWQQSFADFDRSLELVPDDADAVFGRGLTHRYAGDFERAAEDFARALDIDPDQAAPLFQLGEIKRIMGHHEQALTVFDRTLELFPQHGPSHGSRAVCLRRLNRYEEALAGLTRAIELHPGYAWAMAERGMTYRAMGRYTEALAEFDRALATDPEYAWAAATRGRIALLTGRLDEAVANFGLAVALGTANPWVPARRAKAHQLLGSEVQALADYDRAIDPDVPDIPRAVFQAARAGCLRRAGRPDAAREAVGAASALAPDEPVVRYESALLATAASGVRAAAPVWEALAPFWEAPRNAEVRPPYDDDLTGPAAIAIVSRCALSDWAGARTSLAGLLGDGTPWERMAEAEFGLRDLAALWPDRDATTTGRLAAVRRALLHRMAEAAPTSA
- a CDS encoding ADP-ribosylglycohydrolase family protein — protein: MGGYGEGTNVSAAAGGAAIWGRAEQQDFRSRVRGCLLGGAIGDALGAGIEFDSLDAIREAHGQEGVTDYVPAFGRRGTVTDDTQMTLFTVDGLIRAQVRRDTGAWHPPTDVHRAYLRWAATQRDWGPDERKKDDGWLAREEWLYAQRAPGRACLSGLGDDTMGTLEQPKNPGSKGCGAVMRSAPFGLLVGWEPQLVFQLAVECAAQTHGHPTGYLAAGAFAVITHSLARGEDLDGAVQKSLAHLAARPGHEETTEALQQALGAVRQGMPTAARVESLGEGWTAEEALAIGVYCALVAEDVRHGLLLAVNHSGDSDSTGAVCGNLLGTLHGETALPPLWLAELEGRATILQLADDFAMEMTQGPALHGPGNSAPGWLERYPRA
- a CDS encoding ABC transporter permease, with the protein product MGRYLLRRLASYLVLVAVAASLTYFLAGLSLNPRARFEGRNPPLPEAAVTRTLDDYNLNPDTPVVIRFARWAADVAHGDLGRTVDGDSVNDDFGRRVGVSARLLLLATLVGSALGVAVGAYGAIRQYRLFDRFSTLASFFVLAMPVFVIGVALKIGATALNDGTQTIKVLGEYDAQYAGRWDPAALLNRAQHMLLPALTLIIVQVALYSRYQRSTMLDVLGADFLRTARAKGLRRRTALVRHGLRTAVLPVVPLLVYNIVLLFAGATFVEKTFGWHGMGELLVDSVTGQDVNSVAAVGLFTAALVVVAGLLADLLYAALDPRVRVR
- a CDS encoding ABC transporter permease: MTARARTSPVSQRSPARTSPLRRTSRPRLTARRFARNRPALLGLALLVLLFLAAYAGPLLTRWDHRTHDFLNLLSGPSAEHWFGTTQSGLDLYALTLRGLQKSLVIGLLVGVISTFLSAVVGAFAGYFGGWTDRVLMGAVDLLLVMPAFLFVAVLSPLVRGAGWPVFVVLLAAFSWMITGRVVRSVTLTLKEREYVKAAKYLGVPAPVIVFRHILPHMASLLIIEAVIQAGAAVIGESGLSYFGFGVQPPDVSLGTVIADNTNMAASYPWLFFFPAGCLVLIGVSLALVGDGLRDALDPDAAGAQARVKRRGKRGYGAVAEGRRR
- a CDS encoding ABC transporter ATP-binding protein; this translates as MTGQRASAPGTQAPGPVLQVTDLHVTFPGETGPVHAVRGLSHAVRAGEVLGIVGESGAGKSAAAQAVLGLLPDGAEVRGSVRLDGRELLGLDDAALSRIRGKGIGMVFQDPLSALTPVYSVGSQLVEALRVHQDLSRKAARARAVELLGLVGIPDPHRRADAFPHEFSGGMRQRAVIAMAIANDPRVIVADEPTTALDVTVQAQILDVLKTAREVTGAAIVLITHDLGVVAGFADRVQVMYAGRPVEYGTVDDIYYRPRMPYTIGLLGATPRLDAPAGVPLVPIHGSPPSLSSLPRGCPFAPRCPVAVDRCREEEPAPAWGTEPVPAWGTEHVPGRGMGAVPGRGMGAVPDRGTESVPDRGTDAGHAVACHRGDEIAEGSLPRGEIFGVGRGVRTGGPEPVRTGPGPTATATTHAPAPIPANRASTRPNRTDSAPQQGVTQGRQARTPAPPPATPAPTPTSASSAPPAPTLLQVTNLTKHFHLTRGTFLKRTTGTVRAVDGIDFAIREGETLALVGESGCGKTTTLLEIMELAAGQAGTVRLFGRDVRELDRAGRKRLRRDLQIVFQDPAAALDPRMPVGDILAEPLRTHRVPKDRIAARVPELLGLVGLAADDAGRYPREFSGGQRQRIAIARALALEPRLLVLDEPVSALDVSVQAGVLNLLDELKARLRLSYLLVAHDLSVVRHSADRIAVMYLGRIVESGDTAEVFAAPSHPYTRALLSAVPLPDPRKERTRARVLLRGDLPSPADVPSGCRFRGRCPLYATLGAPEQRRCREDDPPLRPVPADRAPSPLQGSPSQGAPLQGSLLQGSPHQDSPHLSACHHPTSHHPTSHHPTPPAGG